The following are encoded together in the Glycine max cultivar Williams 82 chromosome 8, Glycine_max_v4.0, whole genome shotgun sequence genome:
- the LOC100779274 gene encoding LOW QUALITY PROTEIN: protein MOTHER of FT and TFL1 (The sequence of the model RefSeq protein was modified relative to this genomic sequence to represent the inferred CDS: inserted 3 bases in 2 codons), translated as MRSIFLSTIFLLCAVMAASGDPLLVGRVIGDVVDMFIPSFNMFVYFGSEHVTNGYDIKPSMAIXAPSPSEPSMREWIHWIVVDILXGTNPFRGKEIVPYLGPRPPIGIHRYIFLLFQQKVPLGLVEQPPTRASFNTRYFVRQLDLGLPVATVYFNSQKEPAAKRR; from the exons ATGCGTTCTATTTTCCTGAGTACTATTTTTCTCTTGTGCGCGGTCATGGCTGCATCCGGGGATCCCCTATTGGTTGGTCGCGTGATAGGTGATGTGGTAGATATGTTCATTCCTTCCTTCAACATGTTCGTTTACTTTGGGTCGGAGCATGTCACAAATGGCTATGACATTAAGCCATCCATGGCCAT AGCACCTAGCCCCAGTGAACCAAGTATGCGTGAGTGGATACATTG GATCGTAGTTGACATAC GAGGAACAAACCCATTTCGTG GAAAAGAGATTGTTCCATACCTGGGACCAAGGCCACCTATTGGAATACATCGTTACATATTTCTATTGTTTCAACAGAAAGTGCCTTTGGGTCTTGTGGAGCAGCCACCAACTCGCGCAAGTTTCAATACTCGCTATTTTGTCCGACAATTggacttgggccttccagtggCCACCGTCTACTTCAACTCTCAGAAAGAGCCCGCTGCCAAGAGGCGTTGA